One region of Termitidicoccus mucosus genomic DNA includes:
- a CDS encoding thioredoxin family protein, whose protein sequence is MKKTTRNLSLMLALTVAGCLGVFAASAEIGKAAPDFTLTDIQGKSISLSDYRGKTVVLEWVNPECPFVVKHYESGNIPSLQKNAAAEDVVWITINSARPGAQGDYDASQVAAWSQKNGAAPASYCRDSDGKVGRLYGAKTTPHMYVISADGTLAYDGAIDSIRSAKQADIAKATNYVTAALDALTAGKPVEKSTSEPYGCGVKY, encoded by the coding sequence ATGAAAAAGACAACCCGAAACCTGTCCCTCATGCTCGCGCTCACCGTGGCCGGATGCCTTGGTGTGTTTGCCGCCTCCGCCGAAATCGGCAAGGCCGCGCCGGATTTCACGCTCACCGACATCCAGGGAAAATCCATCTCGCTCTCCGACTACCGCGGCAAAACCGTGGTGCTCGAATGGGTAAACCCGGAATGCCCGTTTGTGGTGAAACACTACGAAAGCGGCAATATCCCGTCGCTCCAGAAAAACGCCGCCGCCGAGGATGTGGTGTGGATTACCATCAATTCGGCCCGTCCCGGGGCGCAGGGTGACTACGATGCGTCACAGGTCGCCGCCTGGTCGCAGAAGAACGGCGCCGCACCGGCCTCATACTGCCGCGATAGCGACGGCAAGGTCGGCCGCCTCTACGGTGCCAAGACCACGCCGCACATGTATGTCATTTCGGCCGACGGCACGCTGGCCTACGATGGCGCGATCGACAGCATCCGCTCCGCGAAACAGGCCGATATCGCCAAGGCCACGAACTACGTGACCGCCGCGCTGGACGCGTTGACGGCGGGCAAGCCGGTCGAGAAATCCACCAGCGAGCCGTATG